In Caldicellulosiruptor morganii, the following proteins share a genomic window:
- a CDS encoding phosphoglucomutase/phosphomannomutase family protein, whose amino-acid sequence MTKITFGTDGWRGIIADDFTFDNVKIVAQAIADYVSETYTDPKIIIGYDYRFHSENFAKICADILTSNGIQVLFSKNPIPTPAVAHAVVKYKASGAIMITASHNPYYYNGIKFIPHYGGPANTQITDRIVKNVERIQNSGISEINPDSSLVEFFDHKEEYLNDLLALIDRSAFEGRRLKVLVNPMYGCGIGYVDEALRRLGCEVKVINNHRDPLFGGHLPEPNLENMKDLLEIIKTEEFDLGLATDGDADRFGVVNPDGEFISANQVISMLTDYLINTRGRASSVARTVATTSMVDKIAERHGMRCIETPVGFKYIAECLMKEDSLIGGEESGGLSIKGHVPEKDGILADILVAEAVARLQKSPKEILDKVESEYGKLYNKRIDIRTTHSKKQEALERIKNFGKDSVASLKCLEYRTRDGLKVILENEAWFLVRASGTEDLIRIYAESRDMDTLEKILSEVKEYLGL is encoded by the coding sequence ATGACAAAGATAACCTTTGGAACAGATGGCTGGCGAGGTATAATTGCTGACGATTTTACATTTGATAATGTAAAAATAGTTGCTCAGGCAATTGCTGATTATGTTTCAGAAACTTACACTGACCCGAAAATAATCATTGGTTATGACTATAGATTTCACTCCGAAAACTTTGCAAAGATTTGTGCAGATATTTTAACTTCAAATGGTATTCAGGTGCTGTTTTCAAAAAATCCAATTCCCACTCCGGCTGTTGCACATGCAGTTGTAAAATACAAAGCAAGCGGGGCTATTATGATAACAGCAAGCCATAATCCCTACTATTACAACGGTATAAAGTTTATACCTCATTATGGTGGACCTGCAAATACACAGATTACAGATAGGATTGTAAAGAATGTTGAAAGAATTCAAAATAGTGGGATTTCAGAAATAAATCCGGATTCCAGCCTTGTTGAGTTTTTTGACCATAAAGAGGAGTATTTAAATGATTTGCTTGCGTTAATTGACAGAAGTGCGTTTGAAGGCAGGAGGTTGAAAGTGCTTGTAAATCCAATGTATGGCTGCGGGATAGGGTATGTTGACGAGGCACTGAGAAGGCTTGGATGTGAAGTAAAGGTAATCAATAACCATCGTGACCCACTTTTTGGCGGGCATTTACCCGAACCAAATTTGGAAAACATGAAAGATTTGCTTGAAATTATTAAGACAGAAGAGTTTGATCTGGGTCTTGCAACAGACGGCGATGCCGACAGGTTCGGTGTTGTAAATCCAGATGGAGAGTTCATATCAGCAAACCAGGTAATATCCATGCTGACCGATTACCTGATAAACACAAGAGGCAGGGCGTCATCGGTTGCAAGAACAGTTGCAACAACCTCTATGGTTGACAAGATTGCAGAAAGACATGGTATGAGATGCATTGAGACACCGGTTGGATTTAAGTACATTGCAGAGTGTCTTATGAAAGAGGATAGTTTGATTGGCGGGGAGGAATCAGGTGGACTTTCTATAAAAGGACATGTGCCAGAAAAGGATGGAATTTTAGCAGACATTCTTGTTGCAGAGGCGGTTGCCAGACTTCAAAAGTCACCCAAGGAGATTCTGGATAAAGTTGAATCTGAATATGGTAAACTGTATAATAAAAGAATTGATATCAGAACAACTCACAGCAAAAAACAGGAAGCACTGGAGAGGATAAAAAATTTCGGCAAAGACAGCGTGGCTTCTCTGAAGTGTCTTGAGTACAGAACAAGAGATGGTCTTAAGGTCATTTTGGAAAATGAGGCATGGTTTTTGGTAAGGGCATCTGGCACGGAAGATTTGATTAGAATATATGCAGAGAGCAGGGATATGGATACGCTTGAGAAGATACTTTCTGAAGTAAAGGAATACTTAGGGCTGTAA
- a CDS encoding D-alanine--D-alanine ligase family protein, which produces MTKLNVAVLFGGVSTEHEVSIVSAKSVMQNLDKEKYEIIPIGITKEGKWLLYTGKIEDLDSKWTVYSIECFISPDRTRKALVKIKDSEATFIDIDVVFPVLHGLNGEDGTVQGLLELSGIPYVGCGVLSSGICMDKAFAKKLALLEGIPQGHFLVIYQNEYLSKKDYFIRRIESEFSYPVFVKPANSGSSIGISKAKDRDDLILAINQAFYYDTKILIEEAIDAREIECALLGNDEIFVSALGEIIPSREFYSYEAKYIDNSSELIIPAKLEKQVEDEIKELAVKIYRLFECSGMARIDFFVDRKTSKVYFNEVNTIPGFTSISMYPKLMEYSGIPYSQLLDRLIELAIERNSRKQSIKYSKEG; this is translated from the coding sequence ATGACCAAATTAAATGTTGCTGTTTTATTCGGTGGAGTTTCAACAGAACATGAGGTTTCTATAGTATCTGCAAAATCGGTTATGCAAAACCTTGATAAAGAGAAGTATGAAATAATACCTATCGGTATTACAAAGGAAGGCAAATGGCTTTTGTATACCGGTAAAATAGAAGATTTGGACAGTAAATGGACAGTGTATTCTATTGAATGCTTTATCTCACCTGACAGGACCAGAAAGGCGCTTGTCAAGATAAAAGATAGCGAAGCTACTTTTATTGACATTGACGTTGTATTTCCTGTCCTCCACGGATTGAATGGTGAGGATGGTACAGTGCAGGGACTTTTGGAGCTTTCAGGGATTCCATATGTTGGATGTGGTGTGCTGTCATCAGGCATATGCATGGACAAAGCTTTTGCCAAAAAGCTTGCACTTTTGGAAGGTATTCCACAGGGTCATTTTTTGGTGATTTACCAGAATGAATATCTTTCAAAAAAAGACTACTTTATAAGAAGGATAGAGAGTGAATTTTCATATCCTGTGTTTGTAAAACCTGCAAATTCAGGTTCTTCGATAGGGATTTCAAAGGCAAAGGACAGAGATGATCTGATTTTAGCAATCAACCAGGCTTTTTATTATGACACAAAGATTTTAATTGAAGAGGCTATAGATGCGCGGGAGATTGAATGTGCACTGCTCGGGAATGATGAAATTTTTGTCTCTGCTCTGGGCGAGATAATACCTTCCCGTGAATTTTATTCATATGAGGCAAAGTATATAGATAACTCTTCTGAGCTGATTATTCCTGCAAAGCTTGAAAAGCAGGTGGAAGATGAGATAAAAGAACTTGCTGTAAAGATTTACAGACTATTTGAGTGCAGCGGTATGGCAAGAATAGACTTTTTTGTAGACAGAAAGACCAGCAAAGTATATTTCAATGAAGTAAATACAATCCCCGGCTTTACAAGTATTTCTATGTATCCAAAGCTTATGGAGTACAGCGGTATACCCTATTCACAGCTTCTTGATAGGCTAATTGAACTTGCAATTGAAAGAAATTCCAGAAAACAGAGTATAAAATACAGCAAAGAGGGTTGA
- the murI gene encoding glutamate racemase has protein sequence MDTRPIGIFDSGLGGLTVFKEIVKLMPNENIVYFGDTARIPYGSKSRETVTKFAAQNTRFLLSKNVKIVVVACNTASAYAYEYLKNQFEIPVVAVIEPGAKAAVFTTKNKKVGVIGTEGTIASGSFEKKILEFDPEIEVFSKPCPLFVPLVEEGWVDKEVTYLVAREYLEEFRQKGIDTLVLGCTHYPFLQKVIKKVLPGVSLVNPALETAKQTYEVLKQADMLNLSSEEPTYYFYASDNLKKFESVASIFLNEKIKCEEKIDIEKY, from the coding sequence ATGGATACACGACCAATTGGCATATTTGATTCAGGTCTTGGTGGGCTTACTGTCTTCAAAGAGATTGTGAAACTTATGCCAAACGAGAATATTGTATATTTTGGTGATACTGCAAGAATACCATACGGTTCTAAGTCCAGAGAGACTGTGACAAAATTTGCTGCCCAGAACACAAGGTTTTTGCTATCAAAGAATGTCAAGATTGTGGTTGTTGCCTGCAATACAGCCTCTGCATATGCATATGAATATTTAAAAAATCAGTTTGAGATTCCGGTTGTTGCTGTTATTGAACCTGGAGCAAAAGCAGCGGTTTTCACCACAAAGAATAAAAAGGTTGGTGTGATTGGGACCGAAGGAACAATTGCCAGCGGTTCTTTTGAGAAAAAAATTCTGGAGTTTGATCCTGAGATAGAGGTGTTTTCAAAGCCCTGCCCTCTGTTTGTGCCTCTTGTTGAGGAAGGTTGGGTTGACAAAGAGGTCACATATCTTGTGGCAAGAGAGTATCTGGAGGAATTTAGGCAAAAAGGCATAGATACTCTTGTTCTGGGGTGTACACACTATCCATTTTTGCAAAAGGTGATAAAGAAGGTATTGCCGGGTGTTTCTCTGGTAAACCCGGCGCTTGAGACAGCAAAACAGACATATGAGGTATTAAAGCAGGCAGACATGCTGAACCTATCTTCTGAAGAGCCCACTTACTATTTTTATGCAAGTGACAATTTAAAGAAATTTGAATCGGTAGCCTCAATATTTTTGAATGAAAAGATAAAATGTGAAGAAAAGATTGACATTGAAAAATACTAA
- a CDS encoding DUF1934 domain-containing protein yields the protein MKKDVLIFVRGTQEYPAGSPENSIEFFTEGKFYKKGESFYVTYKESEITGLEGTTTTFKIQQDHITLIRYGDVTSTLIFEPGRRHISTYITEDGVIMIGVYTKRMKVDLSENGGEVFVEYAIDLDSRMMSENDFLLQIKEAGVKN from the coding sequence ATGAAAAAGGATGTCCTAATTTTTGTCAGAGGCACTCAGGAGTACCCCGCAGGTAGTCCGGAGAATAGCATAGAGTTTTTTACAGAAGGAAAGTTTTATAAAAAAGGTGAAAGTTTTTATGTGACATACAAAGAAAGTGAGATTACCGGGCTTGAGGGCACAACCACCACATTCAAGATTCAGCAGGACCATATAACCCTGATTCGCTATGGTGATGTCACATCAACACTGATATTTGAGCCTGGCAGGAGGCATATATCAACATATATTACCGAAGATGGTGTGATAATGATAGGTGTTTATACAAAAAGGATGAAGGTAGATTTGAGTGAAAATGGTGGAGAGGTTTTTGTTGAATATGCCATTGATTTGGATTCACGTATGATGTCCGAGAACGACTTTTTACTCCAAATAAAAGAGGCAGGTGTAAAAAATTGA
- the argS gene encoding arginine--tRNA ligase: protein MNLVKLAKDQIKETIEKAVNSCIEKGIFQLDRLPQIMIEKPREKAHGDFATNIAMELARKLKKNPRELAQNIVDNIDLATTLIEKVEVAGPGFINFFFKKEWLYRVVDVILSEGDNYGKVDIGNRKKVMVEFVSANPTGPMHMGNARGGALGDCLANLLKWAGYDVTKEFYVNDAGNQIEKFGESLEIRYRQLKGEKVDLPEDCYHGEDIIERVKEYLNENGDDLESLPSDQRRKKLVEFALRKNIALMKEHLQKYGIEYDVWFHESSLYSSGEVFETIEELKRRGFTYEKDNALWFAASRIDENLKDEVLIRTNGIPTYFAADIAYHRNKFEKRGFGIVIDIWGADHHGHVPRMKAAMKALGIDPDRLIIILMQLVRLVRGREVVRMSKRTGKAITLIDLIEEIGKDAARFMFNTKSADTHIEIDLDLVTQQTLDNPVFYVQYAHARTCGIIRALSEEGIVLKKEKIRLDLLQQEEELELLKKLLELPEEIEIAARNLDVSRVTKYLLDLASLFHAFYNACRVKNENEELMHTRLSLVECVKIVIKNMLSLLGVDAPEKM, encoded by the coding sequence TTGAACTTGGTAAAGCTTGCAAAAGACCAGATAAAAGAAACCATCGAGAAAGCTGTAAATAGCTGCATTGAAAAAGGGATTTTTCAACTTGACCGGCTGCCACAAATAATGATTGAAAAACCCAGAGAAAAGGCACATGGTGATTTTGCAACAAATATTGCAATGGAGCTTGCAAGAAAGCTTAAGAAAAATCCACGTGAATTAGCTCAGAATATTGTTGATAATATTGACCTTGCAACAACACTTATTGAAAAAGTTGAAGTGGCAGGTCCCGGTTTTATAAATTTCTTTTTCAAAAAAGAGTGGCTTTACAGGGTTGTTGATGTTATACTTTCTGAGGGAGATAATTATGGCAAAGTTGACATTGGCAACCGTAAAAAAGTTATGGTTGAATTTGTCTCAGCAAATCCGACAGGTCCCATGCACATGGGAAATGCACGGGGCGGTGCTCTTGGAGACTGCCTTGCAAACCTCCTGAAGTGGGCGGGGTATGATGTCACCAAGGAATTTTATGTAAACGATGCAGGGAATCAGATTGAAAAGTTTGGGGAAAGTCTTGAGATAAGATACAGGCAGCTAAAAGGAGAAAAGGTTGACCTGCCCGAAGACTGCTACCATGGTGAGGATATAATCGAAAGAGTAAAAGAGTATTTGAATGAAAATGGTGATGATTTGGAATCTTTACCTTCTGATCAGAGAAGGAAGAAGCTTGTTGAGTTTGCGCTAAGGAAAAATATTGCACTGATGAAAGAACATTTGCAAAAGTATGGCATCGAATATGATGTGTGGTTTCACGAAAGTAGCCTCTATAGCAGTGGGGAGGTTTTTGAGACAATTGAAGAACTAAAAAGGCGTGGGTTTACCTACGAAAAAGACAATGCTTTGTGGTTTGCCGCATCCAGGATAGATGAAAATTTAAAGGATGAGGTTTTGATAAGGACAAACGGTATACCAACCTACTTTGCGGCAGACATTGCTTATCACAGAAATAAGTTTGAAAAAAGAGGATTTGGCATTGTGATTGACATCTGGGGAGCGGATCATCACGGACATGTACCGAGGATGAAGGCTGCTATGAAGGCACTTGGGATTGACCCGGACAGGCTTATTATAATACTCATGCAGCTTGTAAGACTTGTCCGTGGCAGGGAAGTTGTGCGAATGTCGAAAAGAACAGGCAAAGCTATAACTCTTATTGACCTGATAGAAGAGATTGGGAAAGATGCAGCAAGATTTATGTTCAACACAAAGTCTGCCGACACACATATTGAGATTGACCTGGACCTTGTGACACAGCAGACGCTTGACAATCCTGTGTTTTATGTCCAGTATGCTCATGCAAGAACATGTGGAATAATAAGAGCTCTTTCTGAAGAGGGAATTGTTCTGAAGAAAGAAAAAATAAGGCTTGATCTTTTGCAGCAGGAAGAAGAGCTTGAACTTCTGAAAAAGCTTTTGGAGCTTCCGGAAGAGATAGAGATTGCAGCACGCAATTTGGATGTTAGCAGAGTTACCAAATATCTTTTGGACTTGGCTTCACTCTTTCACGCTTTTTACAACGCATGCAGAGTAAAAAATGAGAATGAAGAACTTATGCACACAAGGCTTTCACTTGTTGAATGTGTAAAAATTGTAATTAAAAATATGCTGTCTTTGCTTGGTGTTGACGCTCCAGAAAAGATGTAG
- a CDS encoding phenylacetate--CoA ligase family protein, producing the protein MDLFAVLIRNMFFPLMEIFKGNRIRKKLNILKSVQSKSKIEIEEIQREELKKLLLFCIEHVPAYKKFGYLKEKILKDPYTALLEFPVLEKKEFNQNRDLYLSEKADLSQCIPNKTGGSTGEPVKFYMDRETVEWYEAARYLGLSWWGINIGDRCVMLWASLNDIKNTKDLKGKLKELILKNRLIISAWDINEKNIKEIAKKIQKYKPVFIYAYPSAAYKLARLIKENGIDLKIKLKAVVTTAENLYSYQRDLIEEVFGCPVVNEYGARDGGIIAYQCRKGKMHLMTLTGYYEYINIEGAEDENKKAILVTDLHNYTMPRLRYKLGDVVTLDSDGCDCGIGFPTIKEIDGRVDEIFFTRNGEVYDSHFFNILAREMEGVLQYQLIQHDVDNMTLRIVKGKAFKEGEVEKFIKEIKNRFGDVSIKVDYVDEIPVGPSGKARYTIREYKIPAMKLLLLLAKIAFVMLSLPGIEI; encoded by the coding sequence ATGGATTTATTTGCGGTGCTTATAAGAAATATGTTTTTTCCTCTGATGGAAATCTTTAAGGGAAACAGGATTAGAAAAAAACTGAACATTTTGAAAAGTGTTCAATCAAAAAGCAAAATCGAAATTGAAGAGATTCAGAGAGAAGAGCTAAAGAAATTGCTTCTTTTCTGCATTGAACATGTTCCGGCATACAAAAAGTTCGGGTATTTGAAGGAAAAGATTTTGAAAGATCCATATACTGCTTTGCTTGAATTTCCTGTACTGGAGAAAAAAGAATTTAACCAGAATAGAGATTTGTACCTGTCTGAAAAAGCTGATCTGTCGCAGTGTATACCAAATAAAACAGGCGGTTCTACAGGTGAACCTGTAAAGTTTTACATGGATAGAGAAACTGTTGAGTGGTATGAGGCTGCAAGATATTTGGGCCTTTCATGGTGGGGAATAAATATTGGCGACAGGTGTGTTATGCTCTGGGCGTCTTTGAATGACATAAAAAACACAAAGGATTTGAAAGGAAAATTAAAAGAGCTCATTTTAAAGAACAGATTGATTATATCAGCCTGGGATATAAATGAAAAAAACATAAAAGAGATTGCAAAAAAGATTCAGAAGTACAAACCTGTCTTTATATATGCATATCCTTCGGCTGCTTATAAACTTGCAAGATTGATTAAAGAAAATGGCATAGACCTTAAGATTAAGCTTAAAGCTGTTGTCACAACAGCAGAGAATTTGTACAGCTATCAGAGGGATTTAATAGAAGAGGTTTTTGGATGTCCGGTGGTAAATGAATATGGTGCAAGGGATGGAGGCATCATTGCCTATCAGTGCAGAAAAGGAAAGATGCATTTGATGACTTTAACAGGTTATTATGAATATATTAACATTGAAGGTGCAGAAGATGAAAACAAAAAGGCTATTCTGGTTACAGACCTTCATAACTACACAATGCCACGACTGAGATATAAACTTGGTGATGTTGTAACACTGGACAGTGATGGGTGTGACTGTGGCATAGGATTTCCAACCATAAAAGAGATAGACGGCAGGGTGGATGAAATTTTCTTCACCAGAAATGGGGAAGTATATGATAGCCATTTCTTTAATATATTAGCAAGAGAAATGGAAGGAGTTTTGCAGTATCAGCTGATTCAGCATGATGTGGATAACATGACCCTGAGGATTGTAAAAGGGAAGGCTTTTAAAGAAGGTGAAGTTGAGAAATTTATAAAAGAGATTAAAAACAGGTTTGGCGATGTTTCAATAAAGGTTGACTATGTTGATGAGATTCCGGTAGGACCGTCTGGCAAAGCAAGATATACTATCAGGGAGTATAAGATCCCTGCGATGAAGTTGCTTTTACTTCTTGCAAAGATTGCTTTTGTGATGCTGTCTTTGCCCGGCATAGAAATATAA